From one Pyxidicoccus xibeiensis genomic stretch:
- a CDS encoding HAD-IG family 5'-nucleotidase translates to MSGCSVAQTLSPFRPIPGGPSPDPLHGSFRSPFNRARAEDAARRAEDLLADEGLTRLLTLPRERRDVVARAREIFVNRNLRMSSVELIGFDMDYTLAIYHMRRLEQLSFDMTLAKLISEYGYPPMVGGLLYDHHFVMRGLAVDRLNGNILKMDRFGHVGRAYHGLRPLKPEVWRELYRNKRVRLRNPQFAWNDTLFALPETCLFAGIIELMESMGQRVDYGKLYDDIREAIDTIHRDNSLKREVRKDLGRYVFLDPELGPALHKLRSGGKRLFLLTNSAWDYTDAVMRYLLDGQLAEYPSWRNYFDVVVTAAGKPGFFSEGKPFLELDASTEEGRVIGEATVSLDRGKVYSGGNLARFEELTGYRGENILYVGDHIYGDILKSKKSSLWRTCMVVQEIEDEITYTDSRLDEIGILSQVEVVRERLDDEVNHHKTLLNTLERRLEREQLPQADRLAAEELRKQTKSELDLMRRALKNANEIADTLEEDVEEGFNPYWGLLFKEGNENSRFGYQVEQYACLYTSRVSNFLHHSPMQYYRSPRDKMPHEQAGALSARLSPMGGEGPPKGAGKD, encoded by the coding sequence ATGAGTGGGTGTTCCGTGGCTCAGACCCTTTCTCCATTCCGTCCCATCCCGGGCGGTCCCTCACCGGACCCGCTTCACGGGAGCTTCCGTTCCCCCTTCAATCGTGCGCGCGCCGAGGATGCCGCGCGGAGGGCCGAGGACCTCCTGGCCGACGAGGGGCTCACGCGGCTGTTGACGCTGCCTCGCGAGCGGCGGGACGTGGTGGCGCGGGCGCGGGAGATCTTCGTCAACCGCAACCTGCGCATGTCCAGTGTCGAGCTGATTGGCTTCGACATGGACTACACGCTGGCCATCTACCACATGCGCCGGTTGGAGCAGCTCTCGTTCGACATGACGCTGGCGAAGCTGATCAGCGAGTACGGCTATCCGCCGATGGTGGGCGGCCTGCTCTACGACCACCACTTCGTGATGCGTGGGCTGGCGGTGGACCGGCTGAACGGGAACATCCTGAAGATGGACCGGTTCGGCCACGTGGGTCGGGCGTACCACGGGCTGCGGCCGCTGAAGCCGGAGGTGTGGCGCGAGCTGTACCGCAACAAGCGCGTGCGGCTGCGCAACCCGCAGTTCGCGTGGAACGACACGCTGTTCGCGTTGCCGGAGACGTGCCTGTTCGCGGGCATCATCGAGCTGATGGAGTCGATGGGGCAGCGGGTGGACTACGGCAAGCTGTACGACGACATCCGCGAGGCCATCGACACCATCCACCGGGACAACTCGCTCAAGCGCGAGGTGCGCAAGGACCTGGGGCGCTACGTGTTCCTGGACCCGGAGCTGGGGCCGGCGTTGCACAAGCTGCGCTCGGGTGGGAAGCGGCTGTTCCTGCTGACGAACTCGGCGTGGGACTACACGGACGCGGTGATGCGGTACCTGCTGGACGGGCAGCTGGCGGAGTACCCGAGCTGGCGGAACTACTTCGACGTGGTGGTGACGGCGGCGGGCAAGCCGGGCTTCTTCTCCGAGGGCAAGCCGTTCCTGGAGCTGGACGCGTCGACGGAGGAAGGCCGCGTGATTGGCGAGGCCACCGTGTCACTGGACCGGGGCAAGGTGTACTCGGGCGGCAACCTGGCGCGGTTCGAGGAGCTGACGGGCTACCGCGGGGAGAACATCCTCTACGTCGGCGACCACATCTACGGCGACATCCTGAAGTCGAAGAAGTCGTCGCTGTGGCGCACGTGCATGGTGGTGCAGGAGATCGAAGATGAGATCACCTACACGGACTCGCGGCTGGATGAGATTGGAATCCTGTCGCAGGTGGAGGTGGTGCGCGAGCGCCTGGACGACGAGGTGAACCACCACAAGACGCTGCTGAACACGCTGGAGCGGCGGCTGGAGCGTGAGCAGTTGCCACAGGCGGACCGGCTCGCGGCGGAGGAGCTGCGCAAGCAGACCAAGTCGGAGCTCGATTTGATGCGGCGGGCGCTGAAGAACGCGAACGAGATTGCGGACACGCTGGAGGAGGACGTCGAGGAGGGCTTCAACCCGTACTGGGGCCTGCTGTTCAAGGAGGGCAACGAGAACAGCCGCTTCGGGTACCAGGTGGAGCAGTACGCGTGTCTGTACACGAGCCGCGTGTCGAACTTCCTGCACCACTCGCCCATGCAGTACTACCGCTCTCCGCGCGACAAGATGCCGCACGAGCAGGCCGGTGCGCTGTCGGCGCGGCTGTCGCCCATGGGCGGCGAGGGGCCTCCGAAGGGCGCGGGGAAGGACTGA
- a CDS encoding serine/threonine-protein kinase translates to MSATYRLTGRIENGELAELYEALHLPGVEVVVKLFHPKTSDPAYALDLAETTRLLQPVRHPGILHVIDIGVVRQRLAVVREDMDGFMLGTALQRLHTKEVILPSAVALYIVIQLLEAVQQAHDAGVVHGALTPGNVLLGRDGNPAVCDFGALRALMAVPTLKRTFGNRGRGTYRAPEVTRGDTPDVQSDIYSLGAIAYELLTQREPVVPGSKGVSTRRSEALPPPSRVDRRLNGRLDPIILRALEPTPQRRFRACGEFAAALRNFLSASGGMPGIDDVRRFVGELFPNEVSVAALGPPVFKEPFTLEPISGAEMDDLRAEELEASIVQRAPYSRSLSEEEAVAETQESASPAFEEYRPEDYAQEPEVPAPRLAPVVVEEGETTGPGQAGPLEAGWEAPPGAAPQKSRRQQVPQGGAGGKEQTRIGRNPRFKVVEDFSSPSPPEEDEELSVSVSTSGRRAARPRRPSPPPAERAPRPLPEPFSAATARAGPREREDMAMPPPSATDHAVVQASRRLMTEEQNLSRAQDRRGKMVAIAGAIALVGLVSFAIAAWKLGGASGAETEAPVEEAPDPDLVAGPPPPTPILPPPPRLPPAAVPERSAAASEAPRDVPEDDLPEAKVPPKSQRAYVTITTNVPARVYIDGTRVNRRTPLSRYPIQSGTRIIRLVSVATGEPHEVELRFTRGQHRKVLVDSFKVPRR, encoded by the coding sequence ATGAGCGCCACCTACCGTCTGACGGGCCGCATCGAGAACGGCGAGCTCGCGGAGCTGTACGAGGCGCTCCACCTCCCCGGGGTGGAGGTGGTGGTGAAGCTCTTCCACCCGAAGACCTCCGACCCGGCCTACGCGCTGGACCTGGCCGAGACGACCCGGCTGCTCCAGCCGGTGCGCCACCCCGGCATCCTCCACGTCATCGACATCGGCGTCGTGCGCCAGCGGCTCGCCGTCGTCCGTGAGGACATGGATGGCTTCATGCTGGGCACCGCGCTGCAGCGGCTGCACACCAAGGAGGTCATCCTCCCTTCCGCCGTGGCGCTCTACATCGTCATCCAGCTCCTGGAGGCGGTGCAGCAGGCCCATGACGCCGGCGTCGTCCACGGCGCCCTCACGCCCGGCAACGTGCTGCTGGGGCGCGACGGCAACCCCGCCGTCTGCGACTTCGGCGCGCTGCGCGCCCTCATGGCCGTTCCCACGCTCAAGCGCACCTTCGGCAACCGCGGCCGTGGCACCTACCGCGCGCCCGAGGTGACTCGAGGAGACACGCCTGACGTGCAGTCGGACATCTACTCCCTGGGGGCCATCGCCTACGAGCTGCTCACCCAGCGCGAGCCCGTGGTGCCCGGCAGCAAGGGCGTGTCCACCCGCCGCAGCGAGGCGCTGCCTCCGCCCAGCCGCGTGGACCGTCGCCTCAACGGGCGGTTGGACCCCATCATCCTCCGCGCCCTCGAGCCCACGCCCCAGCGGCGCTTCCGCGCGTGCGGCGAGTTCGCGGCCGCGCTGCGCAACTTCCTCTCCGCCAGCGGCGGCATGCCCGGCATCGACGACGTGCGCCGCTTCGTCGGCGAGCTGTTCCCCAACGAGGTCAGCGTCGCCGCACTCGGCCCCCCGGTGTTCAAGGAGCCCTTCACCCTGGAGCCCATCTCCGGCGCGGAGATGGATGACCTCCGCGCGGAGGAGCTCGAGGCGTCCATCGTCCAGCGCGCGCCGTACAGCCGCTCGCTGTCCGAGGAAGAGGCTGTCGCGGAGACGCAGGAATCCGCTTCGCCCGCCTTCGAGGAGTACCGCCCGGAGGACTACGCGCAGGAGCCCGAGGTCCCCGCGCCACGCCTGGCTCCCGTAGTGGTCGAAGAAGGGGAGACCACCGGCCCCGGACAGGCCGGCCCCCTGGAGGCAGGCTGGGAGGCCCCGCCGGGCGCCGCGCCCCAGAAGTCCCGTCGGCAGCAGGTGCCGCAGGGCGGAGCGGGCGGCAAGGAGCAGACGCGCATCGGGCGCAACCCCCGCTTCAAGGTGGTGGAGGACTTCTCCAGCCCGAGCCCGCCCGAGGAGGACGAGGAGCTGTCTGTCTCCGTCTCCACGTCCGGCCGCCGCGCCGCCCGTCCCCGCCGCCCGTCCCCGCCGCCCGCCGAGCGCGCCCCGCGCCCGCTGCCCGAGCCGTTCTCCGCCGCCACGGCTCGCGCCGGTCCCCGGGAGCGCGAGGACATGGCCATGCCGCCTCCCTCGGCGACGGACCATGCCGTGGTGCAGGCGTCCCGGCGCCTGATGACGGAGGAGCAGAACCTGTCCCGCGCGCAGGACCGGCGCGGAAAGATGGTCGCCATCGCGGGGGCCATCGCCCTGGTGGGCCTGGTGAGCTTCGCCATCGCCGCGTGGAAGCTCGGAGGCGCGTCCGGGGCCGAGACCGAGGCGCCCGTCGAAGAGGCGCCCGACCCCGACCTGGTCGCGGGCCCGCCGCCACCCACGCCCATCCTGCCACCGCCGCCGCGGCTGCCTCCCGCCGCCGTGCCCGAGCGCTCCGCCGCCGCGTCCGAGGCGCCGCGCGACGTCCCCGAGGATGACCTCCCCGAGGCGAAGGTCCCCCCGAAGTCCCAGCGCGCCTACGTCACCATCACCACCAACGTGCCGGCGCGCGTCTACATCGACGGGACGCGGGTGAACCGGCGCACGCCCCTGTCGCGCTACCCCATCCAGTCCGGCACGCGCATCATCCGGCTGGTGTCCGTCGCCACCGGCGAGCCCCACGAGGTGGAGCTGCGCTTCACCCGGGGCCAGCACCGCAAGGTGTTGGTGGACTCCTTCAAGGTTCCGAGACGGTGA
- a CDS encoding response regulator, producing MDRTRIYVVEDQPQLLKNLVKVLGTFPELEIVGTAQEGEAAVEEILQLRPQLVLLDLELPGINGIQVTQRVKRRAPEVEVLILTSFDDEQKVYEAIQAGASGYLVKRVGPEKIRSGIQEVMEGGTVLEPIIARRFWNYFQSVQAKPATPEKKADNPWALTPLEFEVLRYVAKGLSNAEVGQVMTLERRTVRTHLSHIYRKMGVNSHVEAVVLALRAGVVDL from the coding sequence ATGGACCGCACCCGCATCTACGTCGTCGAGGACCAGCCCCAGCTCTTGAAGAACCTGGTGAAGGTGCTGGGCACCTTTCCCGAGCTGGAGATCGTGGGCACCGCCCAGGAGGGCGAGGCCGCGGTGGAGGAGATCCTCCAGCTGCGCCCGCAGCTCGTGCTGCTGGACCTGGAGCTGCCGGGCATCAACGGCATCCAGGTGACGCAGCGGGTGAAGCGCCGCGCCCCCGAGGTGGAGGTCCTCATCCTCACGTCCTTCGACGACGAGCAGAAGGTGTACGAGGCCATCCAGGCGGGCGCGTCCGGCTACCTCGTCAAGCGCGTGGGCCCGGAGAAGATCCGCTCCGGCATCCAGGAGGTGATGGAGGGCGGCACCGTCCTGGAGCCCATCATCGCCCGCCGCTTCTGGAACTACTTCCAGTCCGTGCAGGCGAAACCCGCCACGCCGGAGAAGAAGGCAGACAACCCCTGGGCCCTCACTCCCTTGGAGTTCGAGGTGCTGCGCTACGTGGCCAAGGGCCTGTCCAACGCGGAGGTGGGGCAGGTGATGACGCTGGAGCGCCGCACCGTGCGGACGCACCTGTCACATATCTACCGGAAGATGGGCGTCAACTCCCACGTGGAGGCAGTCGTCCTGGCCCTGCGTGCAGGTGTCGTGGATCTGTAG